GAGAATTATATCGAGACCGTCTGGGGCCGCGGCTATGTGCTGCGCGACGCCGAAGAAGACAAGGCGGCGGGCGAAGCGGCCGCGTAAAACAGTTACGCTCGAGAGCGAGCGGGCAAAAGAGGCGGCGGCGCTGGGGAGAGCGCCGCCGCCTTTTTTCGTGGCTAAAGCACCCGCTCCATCGCGAAGCGGCGAAAGCGCTGGTCGGCGATGCTGACCTCTTCCTCCTGCGTCACCTCGAAGCCGCAGGCGGCGAAGGCGGGCTGGGCCATCAGGCTGGCGTGCACCGTGATCTTCTCGAACCCGCGCGCCCGGCCGCGCGCGAGGATGCGGGTCAGTAGCTCGCGGAACAGGCCCGTGCCCTGCGCGGCGGGTCGGATATAGGCGAAGTCGAGATAACCGCTGTCACGTTCGAGGCTCATGAAGCCCAGCGCCTCGCTTTCATCCTCGGCGATGAGCACGTCCTGCGCGGCGAGCCGCTGGCTCCATTCGGGACCTTTTCGCGGGGCGGGCACCCAGGCGGCGCGCTGCGCCTCGCTATAGTGGCTGCGCCCGTTGCGCACGGCGTCGTGCATGATCTCGCCCAGCAATATATCGTCCGCCGGGCTTGCCCAGCGAAAGGTCCGGCTCATCGCGCCCTCCTCCGTCGCTCCATCGAAAGCGCGCGCCTCTGCCCGCGACGTCGGCCGGGGTCAAGAGTTGCCGAGCGCTCGCCAATTGCTAAGGCTGGTCTCATGACACGACTGGCCTCACTTCTTGCCGCCGCCGCCCTTGCCGCCTGCTCGGGCGCGGCGGCCGTCCCCGATGGCATGACCGCCATCCCCGGCCATCCCGGCAGTGCCTTTGCGCGCATCGACCTCGCGACCAAATTGGCCAGCCCCTACCGGGGCGGGCGCGAGGCCGTCGAGGCGGCAGCACGCGCGACGCTCGGTCCCGACGTCACGCTCACCGCCTTCGACTTTGGCGACTATCACTTCCCGGTGATGGCGGAGGTGGACGGCAAGCGGCATTATTTCATCCTTGCCGACGATCAATTCGGCCAGCACCCCGCTTACGACCATGAACCACGGCTCGAGATCGGAGAGGCCGTCTGCCATGTCATGATCGACGGCGTCTCGCTCGGGGCCGAGATGGTGCTGGACGAACAGGC
The nucleotide sequence above comes from Sphingomicrobium arenosum. Encoded proteins:
- a CDS encoding GNAT family N-acetyltransferase → MSRTFRWASPADDILLGEIMHDAVRNGRSHYSEAQRAAWVPAPRKGPEWSQRLAAQDVLIAEDESEALGFMSLERDSGYLDFAYIRPAAQGTGLFRELLTRILARGRARGFEKITVHASLMAQPAFAACGFEVTQEEEVSIADQRFRRFAMERVL